In Gemmatimonadaceae bacterium, the following are encoded in one genomic region:
- a CDS encoding S46 family peptidase — protein MQIHTRVIQSRMKFVALAVALGACAPVQTAPVPAASSQSTGGSAQATGVLAAPGYKPEFGTMWTFEAPPLDYWKTTYNFSPDKKWLDHVRLASVRLPNCSASFVSANGLVMTNHHCARACIEESSSRDSNYIQTGFAAASLRDEKKCAGLYVDQLISIEAVTDRVRGAITASGAGERAAQRSESIAAIQKECAAATSNTCQVVSLYQGGIYSLYRYKRYNDVRLVMAPEGQIAFFGGDPDNFTFPRFDLDLTLLRVYQNDVPFKPADFLKWSARGPIENEAVFVVGNPGSTGRLNTVAQMEFLRDVQYPATLSGYQRQLAIYEQLGASDTSARRRYQNDVFGVANSQKAVTGYRTGLVDSARSARKLAFENEFRARINANPALRTQYAGTWDAIASAQRGLASFNRQLRYTGFAGGSQLLTVAAQIVRVASESAKPSADRLAAYRGPGLETIREGITRDRPIDIAYERLALAAQLRAAQSELAAGDPFLVAALAGRTPEAAAEALVSGTQLVNTAARRALVQGGATAVLSSTDPLIVLARAIDPLNRTVVARADSINAIIATNAEKIGQALFAAYGTSLPPDATFTLRISDGLVKGYAYNGTVAPHKTTFFGLYARSSEFDNKDPFHLPPRWIARRDRLDMATGFNFVSTNDIIGGNSGSPVINRNAEVVGLAFDSNIEGVPNRFLFDATTGRTVSVHSAGMIESLRKMYDGGRIADELQGISRQAAPAVR, from the coding sequence ATGCAAATACATACACGTGTAATCCAGAGCAGGATGAAGTTCGTGGCTTTGGCGGTCGCGCTCGGCGCATGCGCGCCCGTCCAGACAGCGCCGGTACCGGCGGCATCGAGCCAATCCACCGGCGGTAGCGCGCAGGCGACGGGGGTATTGGCCGCTCCCGGTTACAAGCCGGAGTTCGGGACGATGTGGACGTTTGAAGCCCCGCCCCTCGACTACTGGAAAACGACTTACAATTTCAGCCCTGACAAGAAGTGGCTCGACCACGTCAGGCTTGCGTCCGTACGGCTGCCAAATTGCTCGGCCTCATTTGTTTCGGCGAATGGCCTGGTGATGACCAATCATCACTGTGCCCGGGCATGTATCGAGGAATCGTCGTCCCGTGACAGCAACTACATCCAGACCGGATTCGCCGCGGCCAGTCTGAGAGACGAAAAAAAATGCGCTGGCCTCTATGTGGACCAGTTGATTTCCATCGAAGCGGTGACCGATCGGGTGCGGGGGGCAATCACCGCTTCGGGTGCCGGGGAACGGGCTGCGCAACGGAGTGAATCAATCGCTGCGATCCAGAAGGAATGTGCCGCGGCCACGTCGAATACCTGTCAGGTCGTTTCGTTGTACCAGGGGGGCATTTACTCGCTGTATCGCTACAAGCGGTATAACGACGTGCGCCTGGTGATGGCGCCTGAGGGACAGATTGCCTTTTTCGGTGGAGATCCTGACAACTTCACTTTCCCGCGCTTCGACCTCGACCTCACATTGCTGCGGGTCTACCAGAACGATGTGCCCTTCAAGCCGGCTGACTTCCTCAAATGGAGCGCCCGGGGTCCGATTGAGAACGAGGCAGTCTTCGTTGTGGGTAATCCAGGCTCCACGGGGCGACTGAACACGGTTGCGCAAATGGAGTTTCTGCGAGATGTCCAGTATCCCGCCACGCTGTCAGGCTATCAGCGACAGCTGGCGATTTATGAACAGCTCGGCGCAAGCGACACCTCGGCTCGCCGCAGATATCAGAACGATGTTTTCGGAGTCGCAAACTCGCAGAAAGCCGTCACCGGTTATCGCACTGGTCTGGTGGACAGTGCCCGGTCAGCGAGGAAGCTTGCATTCGAGAATGAGTTTCGCGCACGCATCAACGCCAACCCCGCATTGCGCACGCAATACGCCGGGACCTGGGATGCCATCGCTTCTGCCCAGCGCGGGCTGGCATCATTCAATCGGCAGCTCCGATACACCGGATTCGCGGGTGGATCTCAGCTTTTGACGGTTGCCGCACAAATCGTCCGTGTAGCGAGCGAGAGTGCGAAACCGAGTGCCGACCGTCTCGCGGCGTACCGCGGACCGGGTCTCGAAACGATCAGGGAAGGCATCACTCGTGACAGGCCAATCGACATTGCATACGAGCGGCTCGCACTTGCGGCGCAATTACGGGCGGCGCAGTCGGAGCTTGCCGCCGGGGATCCGTTCCTCGTAGCAGCGCTCGCGGGCAGGACGCCTGAGGCTGCGGCCGAGGCGCTCGTGAGCGGAACGCAGCTCGTGAATACCGCGGCTCGACGCGCGCTCGTCCAGGGCGGCGCCACCGCAGTCCTGTCGTCGACCGATCCGCTGATTGTACTCGCGCGCGCTATCGACCCGCTGAACCGTACTGTCGTCGCACGGGCAGACAGCATCAACGCCATTATTGCGACAAACGCGGAAAAGATCGGGCAGGCATTGTTTGCTGCCTACGGTACGTCACTTCCGCCGGATGCCACATTCACACTCCGTATCAGCGACGGCCTCGTGAAGGGCTATGCGTACAATGGGACGGTAGCACCGCACAAGACGACCTTCTTCGGGCTTTATGCCCGGTCGTCCGAGTTCGACAACAAGGACCCTTTTCATCTGCCGCCCCGCTGGATTGCCCGGCGTGACCGCCTCGACATGGCGACCGGTTTCAACTTTGTATCGACGAATGACATTATCGGCGGCAATTCAGGCAGTCCGGTGATCAACCGCAACGCGGAAGTGGTGGGACTGGCCTTCGACTCGAATATCGAGGGAGTGCCGAACCGTTTCCTGTTCGACGCAACCACTGGCCGCACCGTCAGCGTGCACTCCGCGGGCATGATCGAGTCGCTTCGCAAGATGTACGACGGCGGTCGGATCGCCGACGAGCTGCAGGGTATATCGCGGCAGGCCGCTCCGGCGGTGCGCTAA
- a CDS encoding adenylosuccinate synthase, with protein sequence MFDSKTRTVVIVGAQWGDEGKGKLVDVLSERADWVVRYQGGANAGHTVQIGEKSFVLHQIPSGILHPGVRCAIGNGVVLDPETLFTEIDELIADGVDVHGRLYVSDRAHLVLPFHKLVDSLSSASREIGTTGRGIGPAYEDKIARRGVRVLDLRHRDRLRTLVEKGVTHANAMLASYGVHERADVDSTLALLARLAVRLLPITDDVGLVIHRAITTGANVLLEGAQGSLLDVDHGTYPFVTSSSTTSGGAAIGTGISPMAIHAALGIVKAYTTRVGNGPLPTELEEPLSTQMRTLGNEFGATTGRARRCGWFDGVVVKYAARINGLTGLAVTKLDVLDSFDRVAVCTGYKIGDDLYTDFPGDLTALEGAVPQYEWLDGWRTSTADARTLAALPAPARKYLDRIESLVETAIAYVSVGTRRDQIISA encoded by the coding sequence ATGTTCGATTCGAAGACGCGCACCGTAGTTATCGTCGGCGCGCAATGGGGTGACGAGGGCAAAGGCAAGCTCGTTGACGTATTGTCGGAGCGCGCCGATTGGGTAGTCCGTTATCAGGGGGGCGCAAATGCGGGGCACACGGTTCAGATCGGTGAGAAATCATTCGTCCTTCATCAGATCCCCAGCGGTATTCTGCACCCGGGGGTGCGGTGCGCGATTGGAAACGGTGTCGTCCTCGATCCCGAAACGCTGTTCACGGAAATCGATGAGCTGATCGCAGATGGCGTCGATGTGCACGGACGGCTGTATGTGAGCGATCGCGCACACCTCGTGCTGCCATTTCACAAACTGGTCGATTCCTTATCATCGGCGAGCCGGGAGATTGGCACTACAGGCCGCGGAATCGGACCTGCATATGAGGACAAGATTGCGCGACGGGGCGTCCGGGTACTCGACCTTCGTCATCGCGACCGTTTGCGGACGCTCGTTGAGAAAGGAGTTACTCACGCCAACGCGATGCTTGCATCATACGGGGTGCACGAGCGTGCTGACGTAGACTCTACGCTGGCACTGCTCGCGCGGCTGGCAGTTCGGCTTTTGCCGATAACCGACGACGTCGGCTTGGTGATTCATCGTGCCATTACCACTGGCGCAAACGTGCTGCTCGAAGGTGCTCAGGGTTCGTTACTCGACGTCGATCATGGCACATATCCTTTCGTCACCTCGAGCAGCACGACATCCGGCGGCGCAGCCATCGGCACCGGAATTTCCCCGATGGCGATCCATGCGGCACTGGGAATCGTGAAAGCGTACACGACGCGCGTTGGAAATGGACCACTGCCAACCGAGCTCGAAGAACCACTTTCCACACAGATGCGCACCCTCGGCAACGAGTTCGGCGCGACGACTGGGCGTGCACGGCGTTGCGGATGGTTTGACGGGGTCGTCGTAAAGTATGCGGCTCGTATCAACGGCCTCACCGGGCTTGCCGTCACGAAACTCGACGTTCTCGACAGCTTCGACCGGGTAGCGGTCTGCACCGGCTACAAGATCGGAGACGACCTTTACACTGACTTCCCCGGCGACCTGACTGCGCTCGAGGGGGCGGTGCCTCAATATGAGTGGCTGGACGGATGGCGAACATCCACTGCCGATGCCCGAACGCTCGCGGCATTACCTGCCCCGGCGCGAAAGTATCTCGACCGCATCGAATCGCTTGTGGAGACGGCTATCGCATACGTTAGCGTTGGCACGAGACGCGATCAGATCATCAGTGCCTGA
- a CDS encoding M20/M25/M40 family metallo-hydrolase: MQPDWRAAEEETVALLQSLIRFDTTNPPGNELPLATFIASLLETEGIETRLLVPVPNRATVVARLRGNGRQRPVMLLSHMDVVGVERDKWDFDPFEGVVQDGYLYGRGAIDDKGMLAANLMTVLLLRRRIEHEGLKLERDVVFVTTADEETGGQDGMTWLVAHHPELLDAEFAINEGGRTRIIEGGTRYLAVQTSEKISHKVLLTARGPAGHAAIPLAGNAVFALARALEKLSRHQEPVTLTATTRRFFEGLAEFWPERAVRDAMRGLVSADRGASDNAAKTLAQTPVFNAVMRNGISPTMLSGGVAGNVIPAETGATLNVRTIPGELIEDVIRRMEACVDDPAVTITIESRGDDQAASDADSTMFRAIVKAAHTLDPEMPVVPYLSTGGTDSAHLRRIGINAYGLLPFPMVQSDEERMHGHNERVPLQSLHFGTRLIYESILEIAAGAGQKPAPDAMTAPL; this comes from the coding sequence TTGCAACCTGACTGGCGTGCAGCAGAAGAAGAGACAGTCGCCCTGCTCCAGTCATTGATTCGCTTCGACACTACGAATCCGCCGGGTAACGAACTTCCACTTGCAACCTTCATAGCATCGTTGCTCGAGACAGAAGGTATCGAGACCCGGTTGCTCGTGCCGGTTCCCAACCGGGCAACGGTAGTGGCGCGCCTGCGTGGCAACGGGCGACAACGACCGGTCATGCTGTTGTCGCACATGGATGTGGTGGGTGTGGAGAGGGACAAATGGGATTTCGACCCATTCGAGGGTGTCGTTCAGGATGGATACCTCTATGGACGCGGGGCAATCGACGACAAGGGGATGCTCGCTGCAAACCTGATGACAGTTCTGCTGCTTCGCCGGCGCATCGAACATGAGGGCCTAAAGCTCGAGCGGGACGTTGTGTTCGTTACCACCGCAGACGAGGAGACCGGGGGGCAGGACGGAATGACATGGCTGGTGGCCCACCATCCGGAGCTGCTGGACGCTGAATTCGCCATCAATGAGGGGGGCAGGACGCGCATTATCGAGGGCGGCACGAGATATCTGGCGGTGCAGACGTCGGAAAAAATCTCGCACAAGGTCTTATTGACAGCGCGCGGGCCAGCCGGACATGCCGCCATTCCGCTGGCCGGTAATGCTGTTTTTGCACTCGCGCGAGCGCTGGAGAAACTGAGTCGTCATCAGGAACCGGTGACGCTGACGGCGACGACGCGAAGATTCTTCGAAGGGTTGGCAGAATTCTGGCCTGAGCGCGCTGTGCGCGACGCCATGCGCGGGCTGGTGTCCGCCGACCGGGGGGCGAGTGACAACGCGGCCAAGACACTGGCCCAGACTCCAGTCTTCAACGCAGTGATGCGCAATGGCATTTCTCCAACCATGCTGTCAGGCGGTGTGGCTGGCAACGTAATTCCCGCGGAAACTGGCGCCACATTGAATGTGCGCACTATTCCCGGGGAGCTCATCGAGGATGTTATCCGGCGGATGGAGGCATGTGTCGACGATCCCGCCGTGACAATTACGATCGAGTCGCGAGGCGATGATCAAGCGGCTTCGGATGCTGACTCCACAATGTTTCGCGCCATTGTGAAGGCCGCTCACACGCTCGATCCGGAAATGCCGGTTGTGCCCTATCTCAGTACCGGAGGAACCGACAGTGCGCACCTGCGGCGTATCGGCATCAATGCCTACGGCCTGCTGCCATTCCCGATGGTGCAATCTGACGAAGAGCGAATGCACGGTCACAACGAACGCGTGCCGTTGCAATCGCTGCACTTCGGCACGCGTCTGATTTACGAATCCATTCTGGAGATTGCGGCGGGCGCCGGTCAGAAGCCGGCTCCCGATGCGATGACTGCGCCGCTTTAG
- a CDS encoding glycine--tRNA ligase, which produces MPNQPDVMDKLVSLAKRRGFIFQSSEIYGGTGSVWDYGPLGVELKRNLQERWWNNMVRTRENVEGLDSAILMHPRVWEASGHVGGFVDPLVDCRNCRKRFRADDQKIKGTPGTPDAQCPACGMKGTLGEARQFNLMFKTFMGPAEDTAAVVYLRPETAQGTYVNFLNVQQSTRQRIPFGIAQIGKAFRNEITPGNFIFRTREFEQMEMQFFVEPGTDMQWFEYWKEQRMTWHRALGLAGDRLQFHEHGPDELAHYARAAFDVQFDFGGSLGFQEIEGIHNRGDFDLTQHQTFSGKKLEYFEQGANKRFLPFVVETAVGPNRTLLALLVNGYCEEGVAGETEGRTVLKLQPSLAPIKAGVFPLVKKDGMPEIARKIADDLRPVFAVFYDDSGAIGRRYRRQDEIGTPFCITVDGESAAGNSVTVRERDTLQQERVSVDSLREYLYKRIAE; this is translated from the coding sequence ATGCCCAACCAGCCCGACGTGATGGACAAACTCGTGTCGCTCGCAAAGCGGCGCGGTTTCATCTTTCAGTCCTCCGAAATCTACGGCGGGACCGGATCTGTCTGGGATTACGGGCCGCTTGGAGTTGAGCTCAAGCGGAATCTCCAGGAGCGCTGGTGGAACAACATGGTCCGCACGAGAGAAAACGTCGAAGGTCTGGACTCGGCGATTCTGATGCATCCGAGAGTCTGGGAAGCCAGCGGACACGTAGGTGGGTTTGTCGATCCGCTGGTGGATTGTCGCAACTGCAGGAAACGCTTCCGCGCCGACGATCAGAAAATCAAAGGCACGCCGGGCACGCCGGATGCCCAGTGTCCTGCCTGTGGTATGAAAGGCACGCTTGGTGAAGCCCGTCAGTTCAATCTGATGTTCAAGACTTTTATGGGGCCTGCCGAAGATACGGCGGCGGTCGTTTACCTGCGGCCGGAAACCGCTCAGGGAACCTACGTCAACTTTTTGAACGTTCAGCAGTCCACCCGCCAGCGCATACCGTTCGGCATAGCGCAGATCGGGAAGGCGTTTCGCAATGAAATCACCCCCGGCAATTTCATCTTTCGAACACGGGAATTCGAGCAGATGGAGATGCAGTTCTTTGTCGAGCCGGGGACCGACATGCAATGGTTCGAATACTGGAAAGAACAGCGAATGACATGGCATCGCGCACTCGGACTGGCGGGGGACAGGCTTCAGTTCCACGAGCATGGGCCCGACGAGCTGGCGCACTATGCGCGTGCGGCGTTCGATGTTCAGTTCGATTTTGGCGGATCTCTAGGGTTCCAGGAGATCGAAGGCATCCACAATCGTGGCGACTTCGATCTCACACAGCATCAGACTTTCTCCGGCAAGAAACTCGAGTATTTCGAGCAGGGCGCGAACAAGCGATTTCTTCCGTTTGTCGTCGAGACTGCGGTAGGCCCCAACCGTACGCTGCTGGCGCTTCTCGTCAACGGGTACTGTGAAGAGGGTGTTGCCGGCGAAACCGAGGGGCGGACAGTTCTCAAGCTTCAGCCGTCACTGGCTCCGATCAAGGCTGGCGTATTCCCGCTCGTAAAGAAAGACGGCATGCCGGAGATTGCGCGAAAGATTGCCGACGATCTGCGGCCGGTATTCGCCGTCTTTTACGACGACAGCGGCGCGATCGGTCGACGCTACCGTCGTCAGGATGAGATTGGTACACCTTTCTGCATCACCGTGGATGGTGAGTCTGCCGCAGGAAACTCTGTTACGGTTCGGGAGCGCGACACGTTGCAGCAGGAGCGTGTTTCGGTCGACAGTCTTCGCGAGTATCTCTACAAGCGGATTGCAGAGTGA
- a CDS encoding histone deacetylase has translation MAFISHSDCGRHDTGWAHPEHVGRLRAITRALRNEPALFATIEQVEGRHATMEELSLAHDAGYIDSVRELAERGGGRLDNDTVASEGSWQAATAGAGSVLDAVDRAMTGATRRSFCAVRPPGHHALRDRAMGFCIFGNVGIAASYARKVHGATRILIVDWDVHHGNGTQAMVETEPDIHFVSMHQWPWYPGTGAAADRGPHGSVWNLPMPSGLAPGAYVEALERGIDAATVGFVPDLVLISAGFDCLASDPLGGFTLANDHIVELTRSLVARANAWCGGRIVSALEGGYAPDQVAEACVAHLAALT, from the coding sequence GTGGCCTTCATCTCGCATTCGGATTGCGGCCGGCATGATACAGGGTGGGCGCATCCCGAGCATGTCGGCCGTTTGCGCGCCATCACCAGGGCCTTGCGGAATGAGCCTGCGCTCTTCGCCACCATCGAACAGGTCGAGGGCCGTCATGCGACCATGGAGGAGCTTTCGTTAGCTCACGATGCAGGCTACATCGACTCTGTCAGGGAGCTGGCTGAAAGAGGAGGAGGTCGTCTCGATAATGACACCGTCGCAAGCGAGGGCTCCTGGCAGGCCGCCACCGCTGGCGCCGGATCGGTTCTCGACGCGGTCGACCGCGCGATGACCGGCGCGACCAGGAGGAGCTTTTGCGCGGTGCGACCCCCTGGCCACCATGCGCTGAGAGACCGGGCAATGGGATTCTGTATCTTCGGGAACGTTGGGATTGCTGCCAGTTATGCGAGAAAGGTTCACGGAGCAACCAGGATCCTGATTGTGGACTGGGATGTACATCATGGCAACGGAACGCAGGCGATGGTGGAGACCGAGCCCGATATCCATTTTGTGTCGATGCATCAATGGCCCTGGTATCCAGGCACTGGCGCCGCGGCAGATCGGGGCCCGCACGGGAGTGTCTGGAACCTCCCGATGCCTTCAGGATTGGCGCCCGGTGCGTACGTCGAGGCGCTCGAGCGCGGTATCGATGCTGCAACAGTGGGCTTCGTGCCAGACCTTGTTCTCATCTCCGCCGGTTTCGATTGTCTCGCATCCGACCCCTTGGGGGGCTTCACTCTCGCGAACGATCACATTGTCGAACTGACGCGAAGTCTCGTCGCCCGTGCCAACGCCTGGTGTGGCGGGCGTATTGTCAGCGCACTCGAAGGCGGATACGCGCCCGACCAGGTCGCAGAGGCATGTGTTGCTCACCTGGCTGCCCTGACGTGA